Genomic segment of Candidatus Omnitrophota bacterium:
CCATGCCATCCGGCTTTTTCAAGTCAGATGCGATCTTCGCGGCCATCTTTGTAGGCGCAAGCCCGACCGACGCGGTGAGCCCGGTCTCTTTCTTAATCTTGTATTTTATCTTAAGGCAGGTTTCCAGGGGTGTGAGGCCGAAAAGATGGTAGCTTCCCGATATATCCAGAAAGGCTTCATCGATACTTGTAGCTTCGACATCAGGCGTGAAAGAATAGAATATCTCGCGTATCTGGTGCGAAAGATCCTGATATTTCTCCATATCCACCGGCAGGAATATCGCTTTAGGGCACATGCGATAAGCGGTAGATATAGGCATAGCGGAATGTATCCCGAACTTCCTTGCCTCATATGAGCAGGCGGCGACTACGCCGCGCCCTTTACCGCTTTTTGGATCAGAGCCGACGATAACAGGCTTGGAACGATATTCAGGATTATCCCGCTGTTCTACAGCGGCGAAGAAAGCGTCCATATCCACATGGACGATGTAACGCCTTTTTCCCATTAACGCTCGATTCTTTTGACAGCTATTTTATTTCGCCTTTAATGACACTAAAGCTTTTTCATTGTTGCCGGTAGCGAGTATTATCCTTGCGGGACATCCTCCCGGGCACGCCGTTCCGTACATATATTTTATGTCGATCTTCTCCGCGGCTAATTTAGCAGTGATGCCCTTAAGCGCTCCGGGCTTATTCTCGAGGTCGACCTCTATAACCTCGTGCTCCTTCGTCTTATTATATCCGGCTTTTTCAAGCGCTTCTTTCGCGCGAAGAGTATCGGACACTACAAACATTAATTTAGCTTCATTTCCTATTTCATATCCCGCAACACCCTCTATATTTATGCCATGATCGGCCAGGATCCTCGACATAGCGGCCAGAAGACCCACCTTATTCTCGACCGTTACGACTATCTCCTTCGCCAGGTTTACATCTCTTACCATGTTTCCCCTTTCTGCCTGCCGTCCTACCCGCGCAAATTGAACGGGCGTAAGCGGGCTTTGGCTTTTAACGCATCATACCACGCGGGCCTTTATTATACAATCAGCCCCGGATCTATTTCGCGTTTGCGATCAGTTCTTTTATAGAGCGTTCTATGAGCGCGAACTCTTTTTTATCGAGCGAGCTTTTTTTAAATATGCTCCCGCCGAAAGCGACTGCACCGGCGCCCGAGGCAAAATAGGCCTTTATATTTTCCGCACTTACACCGCCGCATGCGAGAAGCTCTATATCGTTGAACGGCCCTTTTATCTCTTTTATGTATGAGGGGCCAAACATGGCCGCAGGAAAGACCTTTACCATCGTCGCGCCCAGGCGCCAGGCATTACATATCTCTTGAGGTGTTAACGCTCCCGGAAAGACGGGTATCACGTGCTTTACGCAATATTCGATAACATCTTCAACAAGTGTTGGAGAGACTATAAATGTTGCGCCCGCGTCGAGCGCAAGTTTGAGAGCGTCCATATTTAGGACCGTGCCCGCGCCTATCATGAGCCGGCCCTTCGCCGCCTTGACGGAACGTTTTATCAGAGAGTCTGCGGAATCCGAATTCATCGCGATCTCGATAGTCTCAAGTCCCGATGAAACGATCGCCTCGGTGAGCTCCTCTATCGGAACTGCTCCCGAACATCTGAGGATACCTAATATCGGAAGCCTTTTAAAACGGCCCACATCCATCTTTAGTCAAGGTCCTTGCCTTTTATGCTATCGTAAAACTCCCTGTAATTCTCTTTATTATGGCTTGCGCGAAGCTCCATCGCGGCCTTCGGGTGCTCATCCAGCATCCCGGTTATGGCGTACGGAATGATATAGCCCCATTCCATCTTCTCCCTTAGCGGTATAAACTCTTTTGATATAAGGTCCAGTATGGGGCGTATATCATACTTAGGGTTCTTCAGGAAACCTATTAACAGTTCGAGCGGACAATTTCCGGCAGCGCGGCCAAGTCCGTATACCGTACCGTCTACAAAATTCACGCCGTGTATTATCGCTTCGATTGTATTCGCGAATCCCAATTGCTGGTTATTGTGGGCATGTATACCTATCTCCTTGGTCTTTATTATCTTCATCGCTTTCTTAACAAGGAATTCCGTCGTCTCCTGATACAGGGACCCGAAACTATCGACGATATAGATAACATCCGCTTTCGATTCGTTTTCCAGCTGCTCGAGCGCCTCGGTGATCTCGTTATCGAGCGCGCGCGATATGGCCATTATATTTACAGTCGTCTCGTAACCTTTATTCGCAAACTGGTTTACGAGATGTATGGCCTTATCGATATCTTTAACGTACGACGCGACCCTTACCATGTCTATGGGTGAATCCTTTTTAGGTTTAATATCGTCGATATCCACCCTGCCGACATCGACCATCACCGAGAGCTTCATCTTGGAAGGTATGCCATCTATGATGTCCCTGACCGCATCGTCATCACAGAACTTCCACTTGCCGAACTTTGCTCCGGGAAAGAGTTTCTTCGAGTTCTTATATCCTATCTCCATGTAATCCACGCCCGCTTCCGAAAGAGCACGATATATTGCCCTCACGAAATGATCGCTGAAATCATGGTCGTTAATAAGTCCTCCGTCCCGTATGGTGCAATCGAATACTTTTATCTTCTCCCTGAACATTACGCCTCCCTTTGGTGTATGAACCGCCTATTATCGTCCTGCGTTTTTCGGTTGATTTTTTTCAGCGACCTTTCCCTGTCCGCTTAAAAGTATATCGATAAATTTCGTGGACGGCTCGCGCAGTATCCTGTCATTGGAATAAGCCGAGAAGACGTTGAGAGCCTTAAGGTAATCTACCCCCATCACATCTATGTCTATTTTATATTTGTTTCGAACCTCTTCTAAATATTCGGTTATAAATTTTTCTTTTTGTTTTTCGGTCAACATATACCACTCGCGCATGGTGACCCTGGAGCCGTCCCATCTGGCTTTTTCTTTCGGAAAGAAAAATACCTCGGGGGCATTATTCGGATTGTATGAGTATATGCTTTCAAGCGGCATAATAGACGAGCCGGTATCCTGGTCCTCCGACTCTCCCGCATGCGCGAAGTTGCAGAGTACTAAGGCTACTATTGAAGTAACAAAAACCGTAGATAACTTTTTCATAGAATATTACCGCCCCTCACGTCCTATTGTCGGCAATAGGGGCATCCAGGGTATTCTGCCCCACTGGCTATAACCTCTCTTATATTGACACATGCGAACATGCTTCCGGAAACAGACTGTTGAAGCCCGTGCCTTGCCACGTATACGCTGCAATTGTAAGTACCGTCCGCGCGTTTTGTAAGATTAGCGCACGGGTCGCTCGTAGAAGCTCCGCAGCACTCACCGCACCTTTTGCAGAGAGCTTCATACGCTTCATTCTGATATTCAAGCTTCTTAAAGTAAGCCAGGTCATCCATAATAAATTATGATTATATCACTAAGGCGGAGTTGGGGTCAAGCTGCTGAATATTATGCGGCGGTTATAACCGCTTTGGCATGCTCGTATATCTGTCTTAATTCTTCCGCGTCTATAGGTGTAATCGGCAGGAGTTTTATCAGTTTCTTTAAGGAGGCGATTATCTTATTAATATCGCCTGTTGCGAGGGCAATAATATCGTCCGAGGTAAGGTTAAAATTCTTCAGGTCGTTTGCATCACATACGTTTTTCAACTCTTCCAGTATCTCCAGCTGTATCTTGTCTTTGAAAGCTTGATCTCTGGTTATATCGATTCCCTTCTCCTTTATCTCTTGCGCAATATCCATCATCTTTAATCCCAGTATGGTTGCCCTTATTAGTCCCGCGGGATCGTTCTGCAGGCCTATGGGAGAAAGAATAGTATCCTCAGTCTTTACATTGAGATTTCCAAGCCTTGAACGAATAGCGGCCTGGTCGAGCTCTTCGCCTTTAAGAGCCGGGAACAAGGTAATGGTATTTTCCCTCGTCCGTTTAAAGTCTTTCGGTAGAGGCTTCTTTTCTAAGCCGTATCTCTGATATATGCTTTCGCTCACCTCTCCCGTGCCTGACATGTAGTAGAATTCCACATGCCCATTGGGTGCTTTTTGGAATATCGTGAGGAAGTTTTTGATATTATCCGTGTTTATGGATTCGACAGCCTCTATAGGAACTCTCACTAGAATATTTTGTTTATCGTCACTGAGCAAGTCCTTAATAAATATTTTGTTTTTATCAATGTAGGTGCTTTGATCTTTAGCTGTAACCGTCCTCCCCTCCTTTGAACTATTAGTTATATTACCTAGTGGCGCTGCAGGGGGCAATAACCTAACGATTAAGTGATTGCCTTTAATTGTTATAGGCAATCCATGAATATCTTCTGTTCTCTCTAGCTTTTCAACAAGAGATTTGAATAAATCCTCGCGCTGTTCTTTTGGTATGCTCTCAACATCTGTATCTACTATGAACATATCTGCTTCCGAACTTTGCTTAAAATAATTTTCAGCGGCCAAAGCGATAAATTTGAAGAGCTTGGCTACCGGTACGTATGAATAGCCTCCTGCGTTGCCTTTGGTTATGCCAAAAAATAAAGACGTCTCTCTTACTTCAATACGGCTATTCCAATTATGGTAGAATGATTTTCGCGTTTCTTCAGGCAGTATTTTTTCTATCTCTTGTTTTAATCGCCCAAATTCGTCATCGAACAATTCCGCCCCATATCCTTTTCTTGCCAATTTCCTTAATCGATATTCATAATATCTTTCTTCTTCATCTAATTGTTCTATTTTCTCGCGGTCAGCAAATTCCAAAACATCTCTTAAAACCGACGGAACCAAATTATTTCGGGTACCCTCATCAGTACCAGTGCCATATCCTGCCATATCCATGGCATTAACTATGCAAAGAATCTTCAGAAATTCATCAGGGAAGCCTTTCAATAGACGCGGGACCTTCTTCCCCCTGATAATGTTCCCCAGAGTGTCGTGATGGGTTATTATCCTGCCCACTTCGTCGATAATGTTTTCTGACGCTACTTCGTCTTTTAATGCTTGAAGCGCCAATTTTGCGCCACGGATAGGATGGTCGGCGTCGCTGACATTTTCTTCCGTATATCCGATATCGTGCAATATGACGGCCATTATTAAAGCATCTTTCTGCCCGTCTGCCAGCATAGAATAGAAGCCGTATAATTTTTTAATACCCCCGGCATATTCTATTCTGCTTTCTTTATCCGCCAATTCGAATTTCTTTCCTTTGGTGCGATCGCACAATGTAGCATAGAAATAATCAAAATCCTTATTAATCAATCGGTTAAGGCATTGGATAACCATCAAAACATGCTCCAATTTATACGGCACGGGCCCCTGGGAATAATCGATCTCCGGAAAAACTTTTGCGATATGCTCTCTGAGTCCTGAAACACTTATGGCCTTATTATCTTTTATGTACTTAACCAAAAGATCCAGCTGAATTTTGCGAGATGCATCATTTTTAAACGCTCCATCCGCTGAGGGTCTTGCCTGAGGCGAGATTGCCATGGTTATTTGTTCAATAAGGCTTTTGCGAATTTCTTTAATGTTGTCGGGGTGCCGCCTTCCCTCCTCAACCCATTTCTTCCACTGATCAACATGCTCCAGAAGGATTCTGATCACAGCTTCCTTGAGCTTTTCATCGAGTGGTACCGATGGCTTGATTATGTTCCTGTTTTGATGAAGACTGTAAATCATTAATCGGACCCGGTAAGGATCCGTCTCATTAAATACCACCCTGAATATTCCCAAGGCAGATTTCATTTTCTTAAATTTCTCCGCATAGTTTTGTATGAGTGCGGTTTCATCAAATCTACTATTCTCAAAGGTGGGTGATAGATTACAAAGAATACCATCGCTAATTCCTTTATAAATAGCGATGAAATCCAGATCGCTTTTTTTAATTTGTTTGTTTAATTCCTTAAGAACATCGTCCTTAAAAGGGTTAAAAAAATTATAGGGCGATTTTGAAACTACAATTTCTTTTCCCTTTGAATCCCGGTTATAATATTGCTGCGCAATAAACATATGATTTCGCCAAATCAAAAACTGCGAACGGAAATTATCAGAGCTTTCAAATTTTGGATGGGAAAGAAAAACATCGGAAATCATGGCTTTTTTCAAGCCGCTAAGCCAATATCTGTAGCCGATGTCATTTTCGTCTGAAAACATAAAGAGCCTGGTATCAAATCCGCCGATAAGTCGGAACATGTCTGCTCTCACCAATTGAGCCGTTCCCATCATCGTAGGCTCTTTATAATAAAGATTGGGCGCGGCTTTCACTAGAGACTCTCCACTTCCTTCTAAAAGCGTTTTAATAAATTTCGATGTGTACTCTTCTGCTCTTTGCCGTTGTTCGGGCAAAAGATCGCCATCGATGGGAACCTTCTCATTAGCATTAAAAACAAATATGCTCGGTTGAAGAGCGCCTATCTCGGGACGACCTTTTATGGCATTCACCATTTTCTTAAGCCCGTCGCTTTCAAGACGAGCATCATTATTGAGAAAGAATACGTAATCGCTGCTTTGCTTTAAAGCGATCCGGGCCGCTTGATTATTTCCACCCGTGTAACCCAGGTTCACTCGGTTTGTAACAAGTTTAATCCTGTCTTTCAATTTTTCAGCGCTTGATAATGGAAGACGACGAAGGAGGTTTTTAAAGTTACTATTGAAATGCTTCGAAAATTTATCAGGGGAATTGTTATCCACGAGGATTATGTCGAAATTATCATAGGTTGTATGGGATAAATTTTCAAGGGCTCTAAGCGTTTGATCCGCGGAGTTGCCGTAATGTAAAATAACTACGGAGACCTTTGGATTATCTTTCAGCTGCTCATGGGGTCTCGCATGGCTCAAAAACCATTCGAGGTCTTCTTGTAAATACCGCAGCGCATCCGCATCTTCATTAAGGGGAGTCATTAGCTCTATTCTTTGTTTTATAATCCCTGCAGTTCTTGGATCATATTTTTCAAGTTTTTTAATTTTATCCAAGATATTTGCAAAAATCGGATTCTCTGTCGCCAAT
This window contains:
- a CDS encoding HD domain-containing protein; its protein translation is MKKALAVILIGAFLSSLCLADQNNKLAPELRLNSEDFKYSFTVGAICKHIEHDGNLDDKSYLRDVLARLDTEKNPDAVAVLPNKMSDKKDITRQKIETIRTTFLHSNVPYKILERIIEELETKLSTDEFIVFHTDPVHGFNHAIDVTKKAFEWAEYYNFEVDREALAIGAFTHDIKGLGSTGIKTRLGHHEEGAGFIGKILEDWHDKDWPATRIDRVKHIIRSHRGTPVNYRVKDYPKGYINESQENLPKPDSIEALLVRDADTYDQLIDQEKLVETTRTYRRNHRKEPGITEKYFDTKMYSDTGSEDDEINNRVKVVLSHTERRRAKQTDIMEFMLGKLLENCDPECYFIPEIKELIRQNASIFFRDFLEITRREMGKEGGNVNRALKIVEEVVRRSGSVGKSGSKWKLTNNFHVEALNNAMFYSEVEKKNPSVKVLLNEIIIEIPNEGLAVRYFDPTKANVITPYADIAKLSTKVISPRLNRQIIHRVKWLSQQNVSKDAQLATENPIFANILDKIKKLEKYDPRTAGIIKQRIELMTPLNEDADALRYLQEDLEWFLSHARPHEQLKDNPKVSVVILHYGNSADQTLRALENLSHTTYDNFDIILVDNNSPDKFSKHFNSNFKNLLRRLPLSSAEKLKDRIKLVTNRVNLGYTGGNNQAARIALKQSSDYVFFLNNDARLESDGLKKMVNAIKGRPEIGALQPSIFVFNANEKVPIDGDLLPEQRQRAEEYTSKFIKTLLEGSGESLVKAAPNLYYKEPTMMGTAQLVRADMFRLIGGFDTRLFMFSDENDIGYRYWLSGLKKAMISDVFLSHPKFESSDNFRSQFLIWRNHMFIAQQYYNRDSKGKEIVVSKSPYNFFNPFKDDVLKELNKQIKKSDLDFIAIYKGISDGILCNLSPTFENSRFDETALIQNYAEKFKKMKSALGIFRVVFNETDPYRVRLMIYSLHQNRNIIKPSVPLDEKLKEAVIRILLEHVDQWKKWVEEGRRHPDNIKEIRKSLIEQITMAISPQARPSADGAFKNDASRKIQLDLLVKYIKDNKAISVSGLREHIAKVFPEIDYSQGPVPYKLEHVLMVIQCLNRLINKDFDYFYATLCDRTKGKKFELADKESRIEYAGGIKKLYGFYSMLADGQKDALIMAVILHDIGYTEENVSDADHPIRGAKLALQALKDEVASENIIDEVGRIITHHDTLGNIIRGKKVPRLLKGFPDEFLKILCIVNAMDMAGYGTGTDEGTRNNLVPSVLRDVLEFADREKIEQLDEEERYYEYRLRKLARKGYGAELFDDEFGRLKQEIEKILPEETRKSFYHNWNSRIEVRETSLFFGITKGNAGGYSYVPVAKLFKFIALAAENYFKQSSEADMFIVDTDVESIPKEQREDLFKSLVEKLERTEDIHGLPITIKGNHLIVRLLPPAAPLGNITNSSKEGRTVTAKDQSTYIDKNKIFIKDLLSDDKQNILVRVPIEAVESINTDNIKNFLTIFQKAPNGHVEFYYMSGTGEVSESIYQRYGLEKKPLPKDFKRTRENTITLFPALKGEELDQAAIRSRLGNLNVKTEDTILSPIGLQNDPAGLIRATILGLKMMDIAQEIKEKGIDITRDQAFKDKIQLEILEELKNVCDANDLKNFNLTSDDIIALATGDINKIIASLKKLIKLLPITPIDAEELRQIYEHAKAVITAA
- a CDS encoding bifunctional 4-hydroxy-2-oxoglutarate aldolase/2-dehydro-3-deoxy-phosphogluconate aldolase, which encodes MGRFKRLPILGILRCSGAVPIEELTEAIVSSGLETIEIAMNSDSADSLIKRSVKAAKGRLMIGAGTVLNMDALKLALDAGATFIVSPTLVEDVIEYCVKHVIPVFPGALTPQEICNAWRLGATMVKVFPAAMFGPSYIKEIKGPFNDIELLACGGVSAENIKAYFASGAGAVAFGGSIFKKSSLDKKEFALIERSIKELIANAK
- a CDS encoding aldolase catalytic domain-containing protein → MFREKIKVFDCTIRDGGLINDHDFSDHFVRAIYRALSEAGVDYMEIGYKNSKKLFPGAKFGKWKFCDDDAVRDIIDGIPSKMKLSVMVDVGRVDIDDIKPKKDSPIDMVRVASYVKDIDKAIHLVNQFANKGYETTVNIMAISRALDNEITEALEQLENESKADVIYIVDSFGSLYQETTEFLVKKAMKIIKTKEIGIHAHNNQQLGFANTIEAIIHGVNFVDGTVYGLGRAAGNCPLELLIGFLKNPKYDIRPILDLISKEFIPLREKMEWGYIIPYAITGMLDEHPKAAMELRASHNKENYREFYDSIKGKDLD
- a CDS encoding ACT domain-containing protein, producing the protein MVRDVNLAKEIVVTVENKVGLLAAMSRILADHGINIEGVAGYEIGNEAKLMFVVSDTLRAKEALEKAGYNKTKEHEVIEVDLENKPGALKGITAKLAAEKIDIKYMYGTACPGGCPARIILATGNNEKALVSLKAK